The genome window cggatggttaacggatcaaaagttggacttaaacagctgctgcaaaagctgctgcaatattttctgctggaaattcggtGGTAGAAATTGAAGGCCAAaaatcgaggcctaggatcgaaggCCGAAAATCGAGGCCTAGGATCAAGGCCGAAgaccgaggcctaggatcgaaggccgaagatcgaggcccaggattggGGCCTAAGATCGAGGACGAGGATCAAAGGCCGAGGGCCGAGGGTAGCCTGGACAGAACTGTGAGTTacaaagcaggggacttcgtcccattttttatttttgataaattggagcttcggagaggcgatttttgggagatttttagagaaaatatcagggtaagtgttcttaactaaattatagttagattacccgaatccatcatttgttttcaccatttaattagtgttttgaaattaaaatttgggaaaattttagaaacctcaaagaaatgaatttttgagatttcggtgtcgattcgaagtcgcatttgagtgaaactggtatggttggactcgtaattgaatggattgtcggattttgtgagttttttcggattccgagatgtgagccctacagtcgatttttgagttaaattcgaattttattgaaaaatatagtattttcttatgaaattaattcctataatttttgttgactgtatcaaattattttggctagattcgagttattcagagttggataatcgaggaaaaagccTACTAGtatattaaattggagcaagtcgaggtaagtgacttgtctaactttgtgtgggggaaatttttcctaggattagtattgatatgataattgtaatgtgttgaaagtcgtgtacacgaggtgatgagtgtgtacacgggctaaatgtgaaagattatatttttaaattgtgtagatcactgttgcatattaattaaattattttatcttgttatatttttcatcattgatcagatttatataatttaaatttgcttgaccttctcctgctaattgtttttacctgtttgctgaatattttgtgagatttttgtactcattatgatagagccgtgagctctttattttgaaaaaaatattattattgatttattttggcatgagccgtgagctctttattgtgaaaaaatattgttgttgatttattttggcaagttaaattatttgggcacttgaggtgcacattatgatatattgtgatattgatacgtatgcggtggtataaggtctgggtgttgaaacgcatgcggtgagataagggtagcttgatacgcgtggctagtaggaaaactactagaagtcatgcggtatgataagggtggctaaaatgcgggatgctatttcgggaaaaatattttctttaaaattaaatatgaaggttcccgcggtgatataagaaaatgagatattgtgaatttatttatgatttgggactacgaggcagtacctcgggagtgcccttgttgatatttattatggctgcaattgcctttgattattgttctgattttcttaaagttgaaaagaattctgttttgtttccgcgaggtattatttgtcgttattttgcgtagttaaatggcgacatactacttacttgattcattttcattgtcatttcatttttattatattattaaacatttcaccttgtattttattattccaatagggcctagcctgacctcgtcactactctaccgaggttaggcttggcacttactgggtatcgttgtggtgtactcatactacgcttctgcacatctttttgtgcagatccaagtacatcataccagtccagacatcagtgagctacccgtgtacggagatttcgaggtatatctgccagcgtccgcagacttcggagtccccttctatccttgttatgttattttcttattttctctagactctgatatatagagacattgaggataaattcttagaagcttgtgacttatttctatcgggttttgggagttataattgtgtgagtttgtatatttatttatttcatatttctatttttattccgcattgagaggcttacctagtcttagagactaggtgccattacgacatcctatggaggggaatttggggtcgtgacactctaCCTCTCCGTTGGCCCTCCAATGCgagcctctcacacctcctcaccggagcATTAGTGTccctcctcttcacatgcccgaaccatctaagtctcgcctCCCGTATCTTGTCCTTCACAGGGGTCACCCCACCTTGTCCCGGATAACTTTATTTCTAATTTTATCTAACCTAGTATGCTCGCATGTCCACCTCAATATCCTCATCTCAGCTagcttcatcttctggacatgggagttcttgactggccaacactttgACCACCGATCAATAGAACTTATCTTTAAGTTGCGGTAGCACGTTCTTATCACATGAAACACCGGAgacgagcctccatttcatctatcccgccccaatacggtgtgtgacatgcTCGTTAATCTCCCCATTTTCTtgtataatagacccaaggtaatTGAAAGTTTCTCTCCTAGGGATGATTTGTAAATCAAGCCTCACGTCCTCATCTACATCCTGAGTCGCGCCACTAAACTTGCACTCTAAGTATTCTgttttggtcctgctcaacttgaaacctttagactctggGGTCTGTCTCCATACCTccaacctctcgttaacaccacatcgcgtctcgtcaatcagtacaatatcatccgcaaataacatgcaccatggcacctccccttgaatgtagCGCGTCAGCACGTCTATCGCTAGAGCAAACAGATGTGGGCTAAGGGCTGATCCCTGAAGCAACTCCATCATAATTGAAAAGTGTTCCGAGTTCCCTTCCATTGTCCTCACCCTAGTCTTAGCACCATCGTACATGTTCTTAATAGCCCTAATGTATACAACAGGGACGCCTcaagcctccaaacatctccacaacaCTTTCCTCGGCACTTTATCGTAAGCCttctctaagtcgatgaacaccatatgtagatccctctttctctctctatactgctccatcaacctGCTAACAAGGTGAATAACGGTCTTTATATGGTCATGATTCAATAATTCACCGGCGATATATGGATTGAACATTTATGAAAAAATTAAGCGacatagcatatatatatatatatatatatatatatatatatatatatatatatatatatatatatatatatatatatttgtactttcaaaaaattaccattcgtagttatattttaattttataggAAATTCACATATAGGACATaaacaagagagcaacaagctctcGTGGCTTAGTTGGTTAGATCACATGTTTAGTTAGTGGAGGCCTTGAGTTCATCTCTCAACAAgaacattttatttttttgtatttatgtatttcgcATTGGTTATACAGGTTGTATCCTTTATATACACCCCTGTATTTCGCTTGTTGAGCACTCTAAACTGTTGTGCTTTATAAAAATTCCTCTAATATTTACCTAGATAATCTTGATCATGCAAGGAAGGATTTATTAAGCTGCAATTCGTGTAAAACATAGATTAGATACAGAAGAGAGCCCGTGCACAATCTAAATTAATATCCCAACTATAGTAGCGAATTTTAATTAGTAAATGACCCTAGCTGAGACCAATAGTCAGAAATATGTGAAATAAAACATGTAAACATAAAAAATCTTGCTTCCAATAAACCTGACATGGATCTCCAATTCTGGAGAAAAACTTTAAAGTCCACCTTACTCATCACGAATTCTAGAAGAAGTCTTATATATATAGGCCCTATGTATATTATGCACAATATTCCACTTACATCCGAAAGGGACAGCCAAGACAACTAAGAAAACATTACTAGCATACACAGGATCTGGGATTTtcacttaaaaaaaaaattaaaatattaaaatataaatatataaagaaGCTAAAGAAATTTAACATctattatatataacatacaatatatatatatatatatatatatatatatatatatatatatatatatatatattccggaATCAGCTGTGCCATGCTAAGTCTAGCTTCATTAGCTAATTCATACTATATCCAACCTGCCGCTAACCTAGTCAAAATAATCATCATGTTAAAGAATATTTTCCCAAGCGCACCAATAATTGTTATTGGTTTTCAAATAGGACTTTCATGTTATTCATTTTTAAGAATTATTTCCTTTAGCTGGTCAAATAATTGTATACTTACGGTCAAAAACGTTGGCGCCAGTTAAATTGTGATACACATGTATATATGTACTTTTTAAGCTTATTAGTATCTATGCACATTAATAATAACACATGAtgacttaaatatatatatatttacatgaaggaacaataaaatttaaataataagagaaattttatatataataatacaacaatcatctagaTGACTAAAAATAttgttacattagcataatacattaattcaaaataaaaggacatcatcagaacttacacaaatgattaattttagtcatgttaagtagataattatgtattgtagTTTAAAGGTATCTAATGTGATGGCATCTTACCGAACACTTCTTTATAGACAAtgtttttttgtgtatgtttccttctAGTGTTTTGATTGCTCTGccataaccagaactcttgttatCGATATTGATATCtgtcttgaaagtgcaacatatagttctttatataagaaaatatattgttataaatatagtccaatatttaggatgtttgtccttgtactttatttattatagctataaaatataaacatactaaaaattattttcacacaaatttaaaatgatattctttagtttcggaagacgaaagttgaatttgggGATAAATACATACTTAGAAGCatattgaccagtatcataagttctgcatgtatgacgttattgccAAAACTTTTATATACCATATGTGTACTACTACATAAGCTATTCAGCGGATCTAAGTTTTTAGTAGCATGACagacatattttcttcaaaatcaacctatatgcaatggaagatcaattttaacttagtctattatatatatggtgacattaacatacgtaagaaataataaacttgacaacaaacatgtacggtagaaggccatttggtattaaagtatttaactATTCTTCTTAGTAGTAATTGTTGGTATCATATTCTGCTGagtcaaaactaaaaaatattttatttttaccataaaacttagcaatcaaccttttatttagttgatcaacatatttatttctgctagctaagatagctCTTTAATTTCTATTATGTAATTTGCACAAATTACGTTTTAATCTaataatgaaaatatttttcttattaaatacactactattaccattgtgGTTGATAACCAAGTATTTTAGAAGAACCAAATCattttttattggatgctcttcttcttTTCCGACATGAAGCAAGAAGTCACTGAAtattggatctgttcttacttttatatttcttgccatttgaatatttttcatttaaagccataagtataattttggtaaGCTAGTTTTTACAGTCTCTGCTTCCGTcaattttggaactactgatAGTACTTGgcagaaatcacctcccaaactatTACTTTTCCACCAAACAGTTCATTGATATTcaatatatctctaaaactctTGGCAATTATTTCGATCATTTGACGCTTAGCCAAAACCGCTTCATCCCATGTTATaacttttgctttccttataaatttagtacTATTGCCCTACTTTGATATATATGTGatgattatttcagttatttgaagaggtatatcaaatctaaagtgaatTGTATGacctcataataaaatcgttgATGGTACACTACTTGTTTTTATTGCTAACAATATCATGCCTCTTGATCTAACATTTTCAAGTAATGCATGCTAtatgaatattatttcgattccgccagaggcatctacaaaggatGATCCCGCTATACCAGAATTGActttttataatatagtcttgaacgCTTATTTTTTGttcaggatttagctttgattgtgcttcctcaaacACTTGCATGACCTTCTTAATATTATACTAATCTTTTTTACCTTGtaatctattttttttaatctctaacactctttttattgaataaatttatgtaccctaagattttttttaacttaaaaaataattgtactcatatgatgaatttaaaaaataatttaattggattctcttgctaaatataATTATAGGGGGATTAAGCTActaagccatactatgaaagtttgggagagggtggttgaagtgaGGGTGAGGACCAGTGTGTCCATTTCTGAGAACCAGTTCGGTTTCatgccggggcgttcgactaTGGAAGCCATTCACATTGTGAGGAGATTGGTGGAGAGGTATAGGGAGATGAAGAAGGACTTGCACATAATGTTCATTGACCTAGAGAGAGCATATGATAAAGTCCCGAGAGAGGTGCTCTGGCGATGCTTGAAGGCTAAAGGGGTCCCGGTAgcctacattagggtgattaaagACATGTATGATGAAGCTAAGACTCGAGTTAGGGCAGTGGGAGGAGACTTGGAACACATTCCGATTATGATGGGCTTGCACCCGGGATCAGCTCTTAGTCCATTCCTATTTTCCTTGGCAATGGACGCATTGCCGAGACACATTCAAggtgaggtgccatggtgtatgttatttgctgatgGCATAGTTTTAATTGACGAGACACAGggtggtgttaacgagaggttggaggtttggaggcagaccctagaatctaagggtttcaagttgagcaggaccaagacggaatacatggagtgcaagttcagcaacGGTACCCAAGAAGGAGATATGGAGGTGAATCATGATacgcaagtcatccccaagagaggtagtttcaagtatctcGGATCTATAATATAAGGCAACaaggagattgatgaagatgtcatgCATTAAATCAGAGCAGGATGGATGAAGTTGAGGCTCACTTCCGATGTCTTGTGTGATTAGAATGTGCCCCTGAGCCTTAAAGGTAAGGTCTACAAGGTtgtagttagaccgactatgttgtatggagcaGAGTGTTGGCCGATCAAGAACTCTCATACCCAGAAGCTAAAAGTAGCTGAGATgaggatgtgtgggcatacccggttggataagattaggaatgaagttattcggaaAAAGGTGGGAGTGACCCctgtggaggataagatgcgggaggTGAGGTTGAGATGGTTCAGGCATGCTAAGAAGAGAAGTATAGAAAGGTATTAGGTTTACATGCTAACATgtaatattatatatttatacccgaaaataattatactaatagaagAATTTTTGAAGGAGAATTATAATAACCGGAGAATACTAATAGGAGAATTATATTAATAATTTTACTATAGAGTTTTGAATTGTTTGTAAATTTATTCACTAGTTTATTTAATCGAATGAGAAATATTTAGTGATTATATTTGCATTATCTGTGTTGGTTTAATTTTgtaattcttctaagtaatcgagagagcttcttgaattattgattaaaccaagttaggagaatattcgataGACGTTTTCCTAACGAGTAGTCCACTAATATGTTATTGCATATCTCTAGAGTGcttcatattaattatttctattgtagagttcagatttaatcgagagaggaatcttGACCTTATGTTTAAGCTAATTATCGAGTGAATTCATAAGAATCATTAGAATATTAAAAATGAATTTTTACAGAGTTAGATCCGGAAcaattatcttacacctatcctatcGTGACCCTTATTTCTCATTTTGCTTACAATCCGTTTTAGTTAAACTCTCACTCTCTGTGATCAAATCTAATAAGTAATAATCGTAATTTAGTAAATAATTGTAGTTAGTAATTGTTGAATTTTGACgattaatgtgaactagtgtgaacatttgaagcctccttttaggaagaaattggtagatgcatttttcatgcatttacattgcatgttcacacttaatatgatgtcatgcatgatattattaaggccatttctcttctataaatagcaaggaTTTTGTTCATTTGTATACATCTCTCACTTGCTTTCTTATCTCCTAAcgcatttgaatcttctttctctcttgtagtatttcacttgtatttttggagtgaaataaatttgagttgattgtgtccgaggacttggcaaaaattaaattttgccgaacctcgttaatttctggtgttcattttattattatcttatttactatttattagctacctttagatatagtagttgtgatttaatcactctctata of Nicotiana tomentosiformis chromosome 7, ASM39032v3, whole genome shotgun sequence contains these proteins:
- the LOC138895393 gene encoding uncharacterized protein, which produces MYDGAKTRVRTMEGNSEHFSIMMELLQGSALSPHLFALAIDVLTRYIQGEVPWCMLFADDIVLIDETRCGVNERLEVWRQTPESKGFKLSRTKTEYLECKFSGATQDVDEDVRLDLQIIPRRETFNYLGSIIQENGEINEHVTHRIGAG